The segment GGATTGTTGTTGCAGGATGGCGAACAGCTCAAAACCGCTCATCCCCTTCAGTCTGACGTCGATGATCAACATGGCCGCGCCGGTTAACGCTTTGTCATCGCAGAGGAGTTCTTCGCCTGATTCGTACAGGCTGGTGGTGTATCCGTCAGAATGCAGTAAATTGCTCAGGCCATTACGGACTGAGCGTTCGTCGTCAACGATAACGATATGCTGTGGCAGCGTCATGCTGTAATCCTCCGATAATCCTCACGCAAGCGTGAGGATGTTCCTTAGGGTTCCTTCTCTCCTTCGGGCGGCGGTGTGCCACTGATTTTTGGCACACATTCGTGGCGGAACCAGGCCAGAGTCACCGGCTGACGGCGAATCAGCCGTTGCGCCAGCGGCACCAGTTGCTCCCCCACCAGCATGCC is part of the Pantoea phytobeneficialis genome and harbors:
- a CDS encoding XapX domain-containing protein; this translates as MLKSYVISLGVGVLAGVIYGLIDVNSPAPPVIALLGLFGMLVGEQLVPLAQRLIRRQPVTLAWFRHECVPKISGTPPPEGEKEP
- a CDS encoding response regulator transcription factor, translating into MTLPQHIVIVDDERSVRNGLSNLLHSDGYTTSLYESGEELLCDDKALTGAAMLIIDVRLKGMSGFELFAILQQQSVTLPVIFISAEQEEAVQWYAIALGAVTFLRKPIDVDTLLTIIRNELSHGETR